CCATAAATGTATTAATCTCAACAAAACTTCCTTCGTCCACTAGCAACTCAATTCTCTCTCTAGCGGTAAGCTTTCCTTTATCATGCTGCTTAGCAATTTTTTTATCTCCACCGCCTAATTCAACCTCTCGGCGCTTATCATATAGTTCATTAATTTTATCGTATATGTCCATTTCTTATTTCCCCCGCTTTTCGCATAGCTCAAACAATACACCTTTAGTTGATTTCGGATGCATGAAGGCAATATCAGCTCCACCAGCACCCGTCCTAGAAGTATGATCAATCATTTGAATATCTTTATCAACTAAGTGCTTAATCCGATTTTCAATATCATCAACACCAAAGGCTACATGATGAATTCCTTCACCTCTTTTTTCTATAAAAGATGCAACCGGACTAGCAGTACTTAACGGTTCTAACAATTCAAGCTTTATATTCCCTGCATCAATAAACGCCACTTTAACTTGTTGGCTTTCGACTACTTCCTCATCAATCAATGTCAATCCAAACACGTTTAAATAGATAGGCAATGTTTCTTTAATAGACCGAACGGCAATTCCAATATGATCCACTTTGTTCACCATTTTCACCAACCTTCCAAAGATGTATTCGCTTACAAATCTGATTGATATAGATTCTAATCCTATATCTCTTTCGCGTTTTATTTAAAAATATCCTGCTAAAATTGTTGAATAATGTTGTTAGGGGTTGTCCAAGAAGAAAATTCATCATAAAATAAAAGAGATAAAGAAGATTAATTCTCATCCTTCGAGGAGGAAATTAAACATGTCAAAAAAAACACAAAAAGTGGTTGTATATATAATGATTGCTTCTATGCTATTAACAACCTTACTTGCAGGTGCAGCAAGCTTTTTTTAATAAGAAAGGCGCAAGCGACCGTCTAGCGGCGCAGGTGCTTATAGACCCCCACATGAGATAAAGGAAACACGAAAAGCCCGAAAGCAGAGGATCTACTAACTACTGCCACGTCCTGTGGCAAACGTAGATCCACCTCCCTCCTGGAGGCGTCTCCGTTGACTTATCGTGGAGAAATGGAACATCATCTAAAGGCGCCCACGTCCTGTGGACAACGATGATGCTACTACCTCCTGTGCGTCGAAAGCGCTACTGGGCGCTGGAGCTAGACAAAAATAAAAGCACCATCCGAATAAGAACAGGTTTTTTATACTTTCTTATTCTGTAAGAAAGGCGCAAGCACTGGTTTTTTCAAAAAGTGTGAAATTATCTATTTCCAAAATAAAAAGACTTGGAGTATTTACGGATACTTCAAGCCATTTTCATTTCTTTTCATTGCTCCTTGCTCAACCGCAATCTCTTCAAAAGATCGACTCGATGTTGTCACGTATACCTTCGTCCCTATAGGAATATAATCGAAAATCTCCTCAACTGATTTATTCAACATCCGCACACACCCATTCGAAACAGAATAGCCAATGGACCAAGGGTTATTGGTCCCATGAATCCCATATATGCGACCATCTGTATCTAATGCATCAAAACCGATCCACCTTGATCCAAGAGGATTCTTAGGGTCTCCTCCTTGAATATTATTTCTACGATAATAAGGATTAATGGCTTTAACTGTTACCGTGTGAACTCCTTCTGGTGTTGGATCTTTTATCTTTCCAGTAGCAATCGGATAAACTTTATAAATACTATTATCACGTATTAATGCAAGTTGATTTTTTTGCAGATTGACAATAATAAAAGGATCACCAGGTAAAGGATTTTGACCTAAAGGCCAAATTGGGGAAGCCACCAACAAAAACGTAACAAGAATCAATTTCATTAATAAAGCTAACCTCTTTCCATAACAGTCTTATCCTTTATTATTCAACATAAAGGCGATTTCTATTAGAAAGAGTAGGTTAAATAATAAAACATCATTTTTTTCTAAACGAACTACTTGCCATTCCTTTAAATTGATTCTTTAAGGACAAATATTGCTCAAGTTCGTAAACAAAATGGAATAAAGCTGCTCGAACCTCAAACTCTTCTCTTGAGCTAGGCAAAGGCATCTCTTGGAACTTCTTTCTCATTTCATTTAACTTCCAAATATACTTTTTTGCTGTATTTCCAGGATGAATATTACAACTAAGTTCATGAACAAAATCTGCTAACATTTCTCCTTGCTCCACATTCAAAGATATCGTTGTTATGATCGGTAAACTTCTCTCAATTATTTCAAACTGCTTCTCTCTCATTTTGAAATAATGATAATAAAGATTCTCTTCCCTTAAAAAATGATTTTCTACATCACGAAAAGCTAAGGACTTTGCCTTTTTTAGAATTCGATCAACCTCTGTTAATTCTCTTCCATTCCAATGACTTTCACCCGTCCGTAAATAATTTTCAACCTCTAAGAAGATACGTTCAAATTGCTCCTCTAATTTCACTTGATACTTATGAAGTTCTCCCTCAAGACTGGGCATATATAGATTCATAATTAATGCAACACCAATTCCAATAAATATTAATAAAGCTTCATTTGCCACATGCTCAAAAGTCACTTCTCCATAAGAATACATGTGGAGCAAAATAACCGAGCTTGTTACAATTCCTTCTGTTGCTTTTATGACTACCATTGTAGGAATAAAAAATAACAATAATAATCCAATAACAACAGGGTGGTAAGCAATTCCTTCAAAAAAAACAAACGCGAAAACAATCGCAAAAGAACATGCTAGGAACCTTTCCCATGCACTTTGAATTGATTTCTTTTTTGTAACTTGAATGCAAAGGATTGTTAAGATTCCTGCAGATGAAAAATTTGTAAGACCCAACCACTGAGCAATCATAATCGCAATTACCGTACCAAGGCCAGTTTTTATCGTTCGATGTCCAATTTTAAATTTTTTCATACCTATAGCTCCTGTTTTGACAATGATTTCGATCGTTATTGCATGTATTAGTTTAGACTAAGTTTTTACTTAATCGCTATGAATAATATCATATTTTGAAAAGTTTTTTCATTTGTTACATGATCAGGAGTAATCAAGAATCCAAAAGTAATGTTAAAAAGTGAGAAAATAAGAAAAGATTAGAACGCCCGTTTAGCAACGAAGGGGCTTGAGCACTCCACTCCGTATGAGATAAAGGAATCACGAAAAGCCCGAAAGCTGAGGATCTACTAAGTTCAGCCACGACGCGCGAGCTAACGTTGATGCTAAAACTTCCTGTTCATCGCACGTCCTGTGGGCAACGATGATGCTAGCACCTCCTGTGCGTCGAAGCGCTACCAGTCGCTGGGCGCTGGAGCTAGAAAAAAATAAAAGTACCATCCAAATAAGGACAGATTTTTATACTTTCTTACTCTGTTAGAAGAAAAACAAAGGATTCTCCTTAATTGAGAATCCTTTGTTTTCTTATTATTTTATACTTCCTCACAATACTCATCAAACAAACGTTGTAAGTTTGTGACGACAGACATTGGATCATGACCTTCAATCTCATGTCGTTCAACCATCGCTTTAATTTCACCATCTTTTAAAAAGGCGAATGAAGGGGAGGATGGTGGATATCCAGTAAAATAAGTACGTGCTTTTTCAGTCGCCTCTTTATCTTGACCTGCAAAAACCGTTACTAAATGGTCGGGACGACTATCATAGTGAATGGCATGTGCGGCTGCTGGACGAGCAATTCCACCAGCACAACCACATACAGAATTGACCATTACCAATGTTGTTCCCTTTTTATTTAAAGCGTCTTCTACTTCCTCAGGAGTCTTAAGTTCTGTATAACCAGCAGCGGCAATCTCATGACGAGCTTGGCGTACGACATCGTTCATAAACAAATTAAAATCCATATTCATTGAGGTCATCTCCTTTACCTAAAACAATTTAGACCAATTTAATCTTACAATGAGAACACAAATAGAGCAAATACAAAGATTAGGATGAATAAACTTGTTTAAACAACTCAATAACAGAAAGCGCACTTTTAGAAACGGACTGTTTCCCTTTTATAATATCGCTCTCCAATTGTGATATATGCTCTTTAATGATTGGATGCTGAAAAACTAATCTCTCCACTTGTTCTTTAATTAAATCATGAAGCCATTCTTTCTGTTGCTCTTCTCGTCTTTTTTTAAATAAGCCATTCTTTTCTACTCTCTCCCGAAACTGCTCAATCTTAGTCCATATCTCTTCTATTCCACTTTCTTTAGTTGACGAACAAAGAACCGCTTCAGTCAACCATCCTTCCGTATAAGAGGTGAGGAAATGGAGAATGGTATTCAATTCTTGTTTTGCTTTGACAGCTCTTTGCTTATTGTCTCCATCTGCTTTATTGACAACAACTAGATCTGGCAGCTCCATAATTCCCTTTTTCATCACTTGAAGCTCATCACCAGCTCCAGTTAAAACAATCAATAAAAAGAAATCGACCATATTTCGAACAACATATTCTCCTTGTCCTACCCCAACAGTTTCAACTAAAATAACATCATATCCCGCTGCTTCACACAGAATGATAGATTCCCTTGTTTTACGGCTTACTCCGCCTAACTTCCCCCCTGCTGGTGAAGGTCTAATAAAGGCTTTATGATCTCTTGCTAGTCTCTCCATTCTTGTCTTATCTCCTAAAATACTACCCTTAGATACTTGACTACTTGGATCGATTGCCAGTACGGCAACCTTAAGTCCTTTACTTGTCAAATATGTTCCGAAAGAATCAATAAATGTACTTTTTCCTGCTCCAGGTACTCCTGTAATACCGATCCTAATCGTTTTATTTTGATGAGACATAAGTGCTTGCAGAAGCATTTGACCTTCCTCAAAATGTTTTTGTGAGTTGCTTTCAACTAGAGTTATGCCTCTTGCAAGGGACGCTCGATCTCCTGCTATTATGCCATTTGTAAGTTCTTCAACCGTTTGTCTCATCTTATAGCATCCTCTAAACCTAACTGTTCGCAGATGCAATCCAATATTTTATTGGCTGCTGCAGGTATATTTGTTCCAGGTCCGAAGATCTCAGTAGCTCCTTGCTCCTTTAAGAATTTGTAGTCTTGAAATGGGATGACTCCACCACAAATGACAAGAATATCTTCCCTTCCTAAAGCTTTTAGCTCTTTTACTAATTCAGGTAATAATGTTCGATGTCCGCCAGCTAAAGAACTCATTCCAACAACATGAACATCATTCTCAACTGCTTGAGCGGCAGTTTCAGCAGGGGTTTGAAAAAGTGGACCAATATCAACATCAAACCCAAGATCGGCATAGGCGGTTGCCACTACTTTCGCACCTCGATCATGTCCATCTTGCCCCATCTTCGCCACTAAAATTCTTGGTCTTCGTCCTTCTACTTCGTAAAACTGATTTGTACGTTCTCTAACAGCTAAAATAACCTCTTCATTTTTATACTCTGACTGATAGACACCACTAATAGATCTAATAACTGCTTGATGACGCTTTGCAACCTTTTCAACCGCATAAGAAATCTCTCCTAAAGTTGCTCTTTGCCTCGCAGCCTTAACAGCTAAATCAAGTAGGTTCCCCCTCTTTCGTTCTCGTAGCTTCGGTTAAGTCGTCAAGAGCTTTTTGCACTGCTCGCTCATCTCTATCTTGCTTTAATTGTCTTAATCTAGCCAATTGTTTTTCTCGAACTTCGGAATTATCAATGTTTAAAACTTCTAAATCCTGTTCTTCATGTTCAAGCTTAAATTTATTTACACCAATGATCGCTTCTTTTCCAGAATCAATTTTCGCTTGTCTTTTAGCAGCGGCTTCTTCAATTCTCATTTTTGGTAAGCCCGTTTCAATCGCTTTCGCCATGCCACCAAGTTCTTCAATTTCGTCCATATGTTCATGCGCTCGTTGTATCAAATCTGCCGTCAACTTTTCCACATAATAAGAACCTGCCCAAGGGTCAATCACGTTACAAATACTTGTTTCTTGTTGCAAATAAAGCTGTGTGTTACGCGCAATTCTAGCCGAAAAGTCTGTTGGTAATGCGATCGCTTCATCTAACGCATTCGTATGAAGGGATTGTGTGTGTCCCATGACCGCTGCATGGGCTTCAATACACGTTCGAATAACATTATTATATGGATCTTGTTCAGTTAAGCTCCAACCTGACGTTTGAGAATGTGTCCGTAAAGCCATCGACTTTGGATTGTTAGGGTTAAATTGTTTGACTACTTTCGACCATAAATAACGTCCAGCTCTCATTTTGGCCACTTCCATAAAGTAGTTCATTCCAACTGCCCAAAAAAATGATAGTCGTGGAGCAAACTGATCAATAGAAAGGCCTGCCTTTAACCCTGTCCGAATATATTCCAATCCATCGGCTATTGTATAGGCCAATTCCAAATCAGCAGGCGCACCAGCTTCTTGCATATGATAGCCAGAAATACTAATACTATTAAACTTAGGCATATTCTCTGAAGTATATTTAAAAATATCACCGATTATTCTCATTGATGTATCTGGAGGGTAAATATAGGTGTTTCTCACCATATATTCTTTTAAAATATCATTTTGGATCGTTCCTGTTAATTCTTCTTTTTTTACCCCTTGCTCCTCTGCCGTAACAATATAAAAGGCCATAATAGGTAAAACAGCACCATTCATTGTCATCGAAACCGACATTTTATTTAAAGGGATTTGATCAAATAAGATTTTCATATCTAATATGGAATCAATGGCTACACCTGCCTTTCCTACATCTCCAACAACACGCGAGTGATCCGAATCATACCCTCGATGAGTCGCTAAATCAAAAGCAACAGATAGTCCTTTTTGCCCCATTTCTAAGTTTCGACGATAAAAAGCATTGCTTTCCTCAGCAGTAGAAAAACCTGCATATTGACGAATCGTCCACGGTCTATTGATATACATTGTGGCATAAGGCCCCCTTACGTAGGGAGGAAGTCCCGGTAACGTGTTAAGATGAACAAGATTTTCAATATCCTGCTTTTGATAATTAGATTGGATCAATATATTCTCATTTGTTTGAAATAAGTCCTTGTCCTTTTTATCGTTTGTTGCTACTTGCATAAACGGATGGTCTTTAAGCCTCACCTTACTCATAATCCTTTCCTCCTAACTGCTTTTGCATATGAAGTAAGAACGAATACGCGTCCATATTAGTAGAAATAAGCGAAATGTTAGGGTGTTTTTGTAGTGATAAAGGTAGTTTCCTAGCTACGACGTACAATTGCTTAATGGATAAAAACTGCTCTACCGTTGAGTCCTGCAATTGCTGGTAATCATCATCTGTTCCACAAAGAATACAAATCTCTTTCTCTTGAAATTGTCGACTTACATGCCCTTTCATTCCACCAGAGGCCAAAATCCCATTAACAAAGTCAAGTCTTGGTTTATATTCTTTCAATTCTCCAACAACATAGATTGGTATATTTTCAGTTAGTTTTTGCGATTTCAAGCGTAGTTGTTCATACGATTCCGCTAAACGAGAGGGATTAAGTTTTTTTACCATCTCATTCTTATCATTACTCAACATAAAACCAGTATTAAGATTCGTTCTTTCAGAGGTCACAGCATCATTTATATTTGCATACATGTTGACTCCAATCATCGATTTTTGGCGATGATACAATTGATTCTCATGCTGGTTACTTAATTTCTCTATTGAACCTTGAACTTTTCCCAATTTTAGTGCTTGTATAAACCCTCCTTGTTCATCAATCTCTTGCATAAGAGCCCATGCTTTTTCTGCTAATGAGTTTGATAAAGATTCAATATAATAGGAGCCTTTCGCTGGATCCGCTACTTTACTTAATAAACTTTCTTCTTTAAATAAAAAATGTGTATTTTGAGCAATTCTAGCTCCATGTAAAGAATCGCTTTCTGTTAAAAAGTTATACGGTAAAATTGTTAATCCATCCA
This portion of the Bacillus carboniphilus genome encodes:
- a CDS encoding L,D-transpeptidase, whose protein sequence is MKLILVTFLLVASPIWPLGQNPLPGDPFIIVNLQKNQLALIRDNSIYKVYPIATGKIKDPTPEGVHTVTVKAINPYYRRNNIQGGDPKNPLGSRWIGFDALDTDGRIYGIHGTNNPWSIGYSVSNGCVRMLNKSVEEIFDYIPIGTKVYVTTSSRSFEEIAVEQGAMKRNENGLKYP
- a CDS encoding aromatic acid exporter family protein, translated to MKKFKIGHRTIKTGLGTVIAIMIAQWLGLTNFSSAGILTILCIQVTKKKSIQSAWERFLACSFAIVFAFVFFEGIAYHPVVIGLLLLFFIPTMVVIKATEGIVTSSVILLHMYSYGEVTFEHVANEALLIFIGIGVALIMNLYMPSLEGELHKYQVKLEEQFERIFLEVENYLRTGESHWNGRELTEVDRILKKAKSLAFRDVENHFLREENLYYHYFKMREKQFEIIERSLPIITTISLNVEQGEMLADFVHELSCNIHPGNTAKKYIWKLNEMRKKFQEMPLPSSREEFEVRAALFHFVYELEQYLSLKNQFKGMASSSFRKK
- a CDS encoding BrxA/BrxB family bacilliredoxin, with amino-acid sequence MNMDFNLFMNDVVRQARHEIAAAGYTELKTPEEVEDALNKKGTTLVMVNSVCGCAGGIARPAAAHAIHYDSRPDHLVTVFAGQDKEATEKARTYFTGYPPSSPSFAFLKDGEIKAMVERHEIEGHDPMSVVTNLQRLFDEYCEEV
- the meaB gene encoding methylmalonyl Co-A mutase-associated GTPase MeaB; protein product: MRQTVEELTNGIIAGDRASLARGITLVESNSQKHFEEGQMLLQALMSHQNKTIRIGITGVPGAGKSTFIDSFGTYLTSKGLKVAVLAIDPSSQVSKGSILGDKTRMERLARDHKAFIRPSPAGGKLGGVSRKTRESIILCEAAGYDVILVETVGVGQGEYVVRNMVDFFLLIVLTGAGDELQVMKKGIMELPDLVVVNKADGDNKQRAVKAKQELNTILHFLTSYTEGWLTEAVLCSSTKESGIEEIWTKIEQFRERVEKNGLFKKRREEQQKEWLHDLIKEQVERLVFQHPIIKEHISQLESDIIKGKQSVSKSALSVIELFKQVYSS
- the mce gene encoding methylmalonyl-CoA epimerase, producing MVNKVDHIGIAVRSIKETLPIYLNVFGLTLIDEEVVESQQVKVAFIDAGNIKLELLEPLSTASPVASFIEKRGEGIHHVAFGVDDIENRIKHLVDKDIQMIDHTSRTGAGGADIAFMHPKSTKGVLFELCEKRGK
- the prli42 gene encoding stressosome-associated protein Prli42 — protein: MSKKTQKVVVYIMIASMLLTTLLAGAASFF